The following proteins are co-located in the Clostridia bacterium genome:
- a CDS encoding porphobilinogen synthase (catalyzes the formation of porphobilinogen from 5-aminolevulinate), with the protein MAVSFSSPGFPYRRQRRLRQNPVLRQMVRETELNPSDLIYPLFVTYGQDKIEPVPSLPGISRYSVDRLLP; encoded by the coding sequence ATGGCTGTGAGCTTTAGTAGTCCTGGTTTTCCCTACCGGCGCCAGCGCCGGCTCCGGCAAAACCCGGTTTTGCGCCAGATGGTGCGGGAAACAGAACTCAATCCAAGTGATCTGATTTATCCTTTGTTTGTAACCTACGGTCAGGATAAGATCGAACCGGTGCCTTCGTTGCCGGGAATAAGCCGGTATTCGGTGGATCGATTGCTGCC